A window from Desulfobacterales bacterium encodes these proteins:
- a CDS encoding alpha/beta fold hydrolase has translation MFSPMRHTFHTSPGADTVFLPGWGFDGQISRLIVPPPCWIYPDSLLDPATLVNDLAALVQQEQLGGIDLVGWSMGGLLALDFARAHPALVRSLTLISLRRRWPAAEIRRLHQDLDRDPRDFLIDFYRKCFLGHRAAAREFVATLQPEYEKNISAHTLDLLHRGLDYLAGADSRPPAGVAVRIIHGRKDIIAPVTEMVDPAGAGVEIVNNSGHLPFLAPECSLNRAVKKDTIRQKFSRAASTYDEQAEVQLETARTLARAVAEQAGTGSIKKILELGCGTGNYTLELAARFPGARILALDFSAEMVAAARHKLAGFANTDFYCTDGERFLAQAEKHEKFQLITANGSMQWFGDLEQAVANIHRLLTPDGRFAGVLFGPRTLEELGQGASQVLGEKIATAASSFPDGKQLKRIFDNHLVSVNITEELICKPYPSVRDLLTHIKKTGTSGWRRRRTPVFTRTRLDRLDDWFQNRYGGCRASYQVFIITARNGYE, from the coding sequence ATGTTCTCCCCCATGCGCCACACCTTTCATACATCTCCCGGGGCTGATACCGTGTTCCTGCCGGGCTGGGGATTTGACGGGCAAATCAGCCGGTTGATAGTCCCGCCGCCCTGCTGGATCTACCCGGACTCCCTGCTCGACCCCGCGACCCTGGTCAACGATCTTGCCGCCCTTGTCCAACAGGAGCAGCTAGGGGGAATCGATCTGGTGGGCTGGTCCATGGGCGGTCTGTTGGCCCTTGATTTTGCCCGGGCCCATCCGGCCCTGGTACGGAGCCTGACCCTGATATCGCTTCGGCGCCGCTGGCCGGCGGCGGAAATCCGCCGACTCCACCAGGACCTGGACCGGGACCCCAGGGATTTTCTTATTGACTTTTACCGGAAATGTTTTCTCGGCCACCGGGCCGCGGCCCGGGAATTTGTGGCCACCCTGCAGCCGGAATATGAAAAGAATATCAGCGCCCATACCCTGGACCTGCTCCATCGCGGCCTTGACTACCTGGCCGGGGCCGACAGCCGTCCCCCGGCCGGGGTTGCCGTCCGGATCATCCATGGCCGCAAGGATATCATCGCCCCGGTAACGGAAATGGTCGATCCGGCTGGCGCTGGCGTGGAAATTGTCAATAACTCCGGCCATCTTCCCTTTCTGGCACCGGAATGTTCACTCAACCGCGCCGTAAAAAAGGACACTATCCGGCAAAAATTCTCCCGGGCCGCGTCTACCTATGACGAGCAGGCCGAGGTCCAGTTGGAAACGGCCCGGACCCTGGCAAGGGCCGTTGCCGAACAGGCCGGAACCGGGTCGATCAAAAAAATTCTCGAGCTTGGCTGCGGTACTGGCAACTATACCCTGGAGCTGGCCGCCCGCTTTCCCGGGGCCCGGATCCTGGCCCTTGATTTTTCCGCGGAAATGGTTGCCGCGGCCCGCCATAAACTGGCCGGTTTTGCCAACACTGATTTTTACTGTACCGACGGGGAACGGTTCCTTGCCCAGGCCGAAAAGCACGAAAAATTTCAACTGATCACTGCCAACGGCTCCATGCAGTGGTTTGGCGATCTTGAACAGGCAGTGGCCAATATCCACCGCCTGCTGACCCCGGACGGCCGCTTCGCGGGCGTGCTTTTCGGGCCCCGGACCCTGGAAGAACTGGGACAGGGGGCCAGCCAGGTGCTGGGCGAAAAAATCGCCACCGCGGCCAGCTCCTTTCCGGACGGGAAACAACTGAAACGGATATTTGACAACCACCTGGTTTCCGTGAACATCACCGAGGAGTTGATCTGCAAACCGTATCCATCGGTCCGGGACCTGCTGACCCATATCAAAAAGACCGGCACCAGCGGCTGGCGGCGGAGACGGACCCCGGTTTTCACCCGGACCCGGCTGGACCGGCTCGATGACTGGTTTCAGAACAGATACGGCGGCTGCCGGGCCAGCTACCAGGTTTTTATTATTACGGCCCGTAACGGTTACGAATAA
- the bioF gene encoding 8-amino-7-oxononanoate synthase — protein MNLTDYLKQRYQAGLLRELTPLRRLGHGRLRLADGDNNKELIDFSSNDYLALSEHPLVIDAGRRWLEELGAGAGAARLMSGSLELHHQLEKEMARFKRTGAALLFGSGYLANIGVIPALTGRGDAVFSDRLNHASIYDGCRLSGAAIIRFRHNDADHLETLLKKKRGRFRRALLVVESIYSMDGDRCPLPAMASLRNRYDCLLMVDEAHATGLFGPTGSGVIEEDGVGAAVDIAMGTFGKALGSYGAYVAAGQEMISFLVNRARSFIYSTALPPAVVGASLAAITLIREEPGLGRELHDKADLFKELLKAGGLNMDLGPSQIVPIPIGSGNKAMAMAGQLREKGIYATAVRPPTVPEGTARLRFSITRHHRTEDLREAAEHLLELL, from the coding sequence ATGAACCTAACCGATTATCTCAAACAACGTTACCAGGCCGGACTGCTCCGGGAGCTGACCCCGCTGCGCCGCCTGGGTCATGGCCGGCTGCGGCTGGCGGACGGAGATAACAACAAGGAACTGATCGATTTTTCTTCCAACGATTATCTGGCCTTGAGCGAACACCCGCTGGTGATTGACGCCGGCCGGAGGTGGCTCGAAGAGCTGGGCGCCGGCGCTGGCGCGGCCCGGTTGATGAGCGGCTCCCTGGAACTTCACCACCAACTGGAAAAGGAAATGGCCCGGTTCAAGCGCACCGGGGCGGCGCTCCTCTTTGGCAGCGGCTATCTTGCCAATATCGGGGTGATTCCGGCCCTGACCGGCCGGGGCGACGCCGTGTTTAGCGACCGGCTCAACCATGCCAGCATCTATGACGGCTGCCGGCTCTCCGGGGCCGCCATCATCCGCTTTCGCCATAACGATGCCGACCACCTGGAAACCCTGCTCAAAAAAAAACGGGGCCGTTTCCGCCGGGCCCTGCTGGTGGTGGAGTCGATCTACAGCATGGACGGCGATCGCTGTCCGCTCCCGGCAATGGCGAGTTTGCGCAACCGATACGACTGTCTGCTGATGGTGGACGAGGCCCACGCCACCGGATTATTCGGCCCCACCGGCAGCGGGGTTATCGAGGAAGACGGGGTCGGCGCGGCAGTGGACATTGCCATGGGAACCTTTGGCAAGGCCCTGGGAAGCTATGGCGCCTATGTGGCCGCCGGCCAGGAGATGATCTCCTTTCTGGTCAACCGGGCCCGGAGCTTTATTTACTCCACCGCCCTGCCGCCGGCAGTGGTCGGCGCCTCGCTGGCCGCGATCACCCTTATCAGGGAAGAACCGGGCCTGGGCCGGGAACTGCACGACAAGGCGGACCTGTTCAAGGAGCTGCTCAAGGCAGGGGGACTGAACATGGATCTCGGCCCATCGCAGATCGTGCCGATTCCGATCGGCAGCGGCAACAAGGCCATGGCCATGGCCGGGCAACTGCGCGAAAAGGGCATCTATGCCACTGCGGTGCGGCCGCCCACCGTGCCCGAGGGAACCGCCCGGCTGCGCTTTTCCATCACCCGCCACCACCGGACGGAAGACCTCCGGGAGGCGGCCGAACACCTCCTGGAGCTGCTCTGA
- a CDS encoding poly(A) polymerase: MPAEDPAPRIIPRSEHPISRKNIDREALKVLYRLRDAGHIAYLVGGGVRDLYLGKKPKDFDISTDARPGQLRKLFRNSRLIGRRFRLVQIFFHGNKIIEVSTFRRRSEYDVTGNGSDEILAANNTFGSPAEDARRRDLTINALFYEIENSTIIDYIGGVEDLNRGIIRTVGDPDRRLSRDPVRMMRVIRHAARNGFQVEENTWEAIKRHRDKLNLCPVSRIRDELLKDLHGNLLRPWGKLAMDSGLLFRILPFFEPCLTTDAEAGRHRDLLGNLLGVIDRVHARQDRPLADHLLLATMFIPWADSEFDLLTVTVKGAQIHALSRMIRSRLDENLAHLSISRAIKERITQLLAHLPLFTGQPRENQPKWLQRKSYFKECIFLFQLVDEARGNGVVETDAPATLPAPPAAKKPPTRKRSARRGKRGGPGFAFSSKRGGIFGLKKGKTPKK; this comes from the coding sequence ATGCCGGCTGAAGACCCTGCACCCCGAATAATTCCCCGGTCCGAGCACCCCATTTCCCGGAAAAATATCGACCGGGAGGCCCTTAAGGTCCTTTACCGGCTGCGGGATGCCGGTCATATTGCCTACCTGGTCGGCGGCGGGGTCCGGGACCTCTACCTGGGCAAGAAACCCAAGGACTTTGATATCAGTACCGATGCCCGGCCGGGTCAGCTTCGCAAGCTGTTCCGGAACAGCCGGCTGATCGGCCGGCGGTTCCGGCTGGTGCAGATATTTTTTCATGGCAACAAGATCATCGAGGTGTCCACCTTCCGCCGGAGGAGCGAGTACGACGTGACCGGCAACGGCAGCGATGAGATCCTGGCCGCCAACAACACCTTCGGCAGCCCGGCGGAAGATGCCCGGCGCCGGGACCTGACCATCAACGCCCTGTTCTACGAAATCGAAAATTCCACCATCATCGACTATATCGGCGGGGTTGAGGATCTCAATCGCGGCATCATCCGGACCGTGGGCGACCCGGACCGCCGTCTTAGCCGGGACCCGGTCCGGATGATGCGGGTGATCCGCCATGCGGCCCGAAACGGGTTCCAGGTGGAGGAAAACACCTGGGAAGCCATCAAGCGCCACCGGGACAAACTGAACCTCTGCCCGGTCTCCCGGATTCGCGACGAGCTGCTCAAGGACCTGCACGGCAACCTGCTCAGGCCCTGGGGCAAACTGGCCATGGACAGCGGCCTGCTTTTCCGGATCCTGCCTTTTTTTGAACCCTGTCTCACCACCGATGCGGAGGCGGGCCGCCACCGCGACCTGCTCGGCAACCTGCTCGGGGTGATCGACCGGGTCCACGCCCGGCAGGACCGGCCGCTGGCCGATCATTTATTACTGGCAACCATGTTCATCCCCTGGGCTGACTCGGAGTTCGATCTCTTGACCGTCACGGTCAAGGGGGCTCAGATCCATGCCCTGTCCCGGATGATCCGGAGCCGGCTGGACGAAAACCTGGCCCACCTGAGTATCAGCCGCGCGATAAAGGAGCGGATAACCCAGCTTCTCGCCCACCTGCCGCTCTTTACCGGCCAGCCCCGGGAAAACCAGCCGAAATGGCTGCAGCGCAAGAGTTATTTCAAGGAATGCATCTTCCTGTTTCAGCTTGTGGACGAGGCCCGCGGCAACGGGGTTGTGGAAACAGACGCGCCAGCCACCCTGCCGGCGCCGCCAGCAGCAAAGAAACCGCCAACCCGGAAGCGGAGCGCGCGCCGGGGGAAACGGGGCGGCCCGGGCTTTGCCTTCAGCAGCAAGCGGGGTGGAATCTTCGGCCTTAAGAAAGGCAAAACCCCTAAAAAATGA
- a CDS encoding nitronate monooxygenase, whose protein sequence is MSIRVSTSALAVPVADCGGIGTIGGSSIPTEELQADIRKAKSLTSGIIAVNIMYAMKNFYNLVMASIEAGVDMIITGAGFSRDIFKIGRQTNTPIVSIVSSPAFARLAEKLGAAAIIVEAKEAGGHLGTDVALRDLFPSIRKVVSKVPLIAAGGITNGYEMAEMMDKYGADGVQIATRFVLTRECSVADSFKQAYLNAKKEDVVLIHSPVGMPGRAIKTPFAEKLLNGEDLKTRDCQYKCLKKCDHYFCISDRLVKAHDGDIEEGLVFSGENVYKMKEILTVREVFDQFVSQAESVYLEPAAS, encoded by the coding sequence ATGTCAATCCGAGTCTCTACATCCGCCCTGGCCGTTCCGGTGGCGGACTGCGGGGGCATCGGCACCATCGGTGGCTCGTCCATCCCCACCGAGGAGCTCCAGGCTGATATCCGCAAGGCAAAATCCCTGACCAGTGGGATTATTGCCGTTAATATCATGTACGCCATGAAGAATTTCTATAACCTGGTCATGGCGTCCATTGAGGCCGGGGTTGACATGATCATCACCGGGGCCGGGTTTTCCCGGGACATCTTCAAGATCGGCCGGCAGACCAACACCCCGATCGTTTCCATCGTTTCCTCGCCGGCCTTTGCCAGGCTCGCCGAAAAACTGGGCGCCGCGGCGATCATTGTCGAGGCCAAGGAGGCCGGCGGCCACCTGGGGACCGACGTGGCCCTGCGCGACCTGTTCCCCTCCATCCGCAAGGTGGTTTCCAAGGTGCCGCTCATTGCCGCCGGCGGGATAACCAATGGCTATGAGATGGCGGAGATGATGGATAAATACGGGGCGGACGGCGTTCAGATCGCCACCCGTTTCGTGCTGACCAGGGAGTGCTCGGTGGCCGACTCCTTTAAGCAGGCCTATCTCAACGCCAAAAAAGAAGACGTGGTCCTGATCCATTCGCCGGTGGGCATGCCCGGCCGGGCCATTAAGACCCCTTTTGCCGAAAAACTGCTCAACGGCGAGGACCTGAAGACCAGGGATTGCCAATACAAATGTTTGAAAAAGTGCGACCACTATTTCTGCATTTCCGACCGGCTGGTCAAGGCCCATGACGGCGACATCGAGGAGGGGTTGGTTTTTTCCGGTGAAAACGTCTACAAAATGAAAGAGATCCTTACGGTACGGGAGGTGTTTGATCAGTTCGTCTCCCAGGCCGAGTCGGTTTATCTGGAACCGGCCGCTTCCTGA
- the hisS gene encoding histidine--tRNA ligase has product MVTIKALKGFKDILPDEVHVWQWIEATARDVFHRFGFAEIKVPILEKTDLFVRSIGAATDIVEKEMYTFQDRNSASVTMRPEGTAPVLRAFIENGLHVRQPVNRLYTIGPMFRHERPQKGRLRQFHQLSVEVLGSNQPRVDAELMAMAWLLLQELGLSAGLQINSLGCRDCRPAFKRALEEFLARLSGSLCDDCQRRRKTNPLRVLDCKSALCQEHYRSAPSILDHLCQECDDHFQATGQGLRDLDIPFEVNSFMVRGLDYYTRTTFELLTDKLGAQAAVGAGGRYDGLVSQLGGPALPGIGFGMGVERLVLLAGRQNRALAANIPDLYLVALGEAAAARGFVLVNTLRAVGLRVAMDHEGRSLKSQMKQADKQGARYALILGDNELAAGTAPLKNLARSEQETITLPGNELQGWCAALADRLIIKG; this is encoded by the coding sequence ATGGTGACCATAAAGGCCCTGAAAGGGTTCAAGGATATCCTGCCCGATGAGGTGCATGTCTGGCAGTGGATCGAGGCAACTGCCCGGGATGTTTTTCACCGTTTCGGGTTTGCCGAGATCAAGGTGCCGATTCTTGAGAAGACCGATCTCTTCGTACGTTCCATTGGCGCGGCCACTGATATCGTTGAAAAGGAGATGTATACCTTTCAGGACCGCAACTCCGCCTCGGTAACCATGCGGCCGGAGGGAACGGCCCCGGTATTGCGGGCCTTTATCGAAAACGGGCTCCATGTTCGCCAACCGGTCAACCGGCTCTATACCATCGGCCCGATGTTCCGGCACGAACGGCCCCAGAAGGGACGCCTCCGCCAGTTTCACCAGCTGAGCGTTGAGGTGCTGGGCTCGAATCAGCCCCGGGTCGATGCCGAGTTGATGGCCATGGCCTGGCTGCTTTTGCAGGAGCTGGGGCTTTCGGCCGGCCTGCAGATCAACTCCCTGGGCTGCCGGGATTGCCGGCCGGCCTTTAAGCGGGCCCTGGAGGAGTTCCTCGCCCGGCTGAGCGGCAGCCTCTGCGATGACTGCCAGCGCCGCCGGAAAACCAACCCCCTGCGGGTGCTGGACTGTAAAAGCGCCCTTTGCCAGGAACACTACCGGTCAGCGCCCTCCATCCTCGACCATCTCTGCCAGGAATGCGATGACCATTTCCAGGCCACCGGGCAGGGGTTGCGGGATCTTGATATTCCCTTTGAGGTCAACTCGTTCATGGTCCGCGGCCTTGATTATTATACCCGCACCACCTTTGAACTGCTCACCGATAAACTGGGGGCCCAGGCCGCGGTGGGCGCCGGCGGCCGCTACGACGGCCTGGTCAGCCAGTTGGGCGGGCCTGCCCTGCCGGGAATCGGATTCGGGATGGGCGTGGAGCGGCTGGTGCTCCTGGCCGGCCGGCAGAACCGGGCGCTTGCGGCCAACATTCCTGATCTCTATCTGGTCGCCCTGGGCGAGGCGGCCGCGGCCCGTGGATTCGTTCTGGTGAACACCCTGCGGGCCGTTGGGCTGCGGGTGGCCATGGACCATGAGGGCCGCAGCCTGAAGAGCCAGATGAAACAGGCGGACAAACAGGGGGCCAGGTACGCCCTTATCCTGGGTGATAACGAACTTGCGGCCGGGACCGCCCCCTTGAAGAACCTGGCCCGCAGCGAACAGGAAACAATAACCCTGCCCGGCAACGAGTTGCAGGGGTGGTGCGCTGCCCTGGCTGATAGACTTATAATTAAAGGATAA
- the aspS gene encoding aspartate--tRNA ligase has translation MESMDGLKRSHSCNELGPDHVGQQVTLMGWVLRRRDHGGVIFIDLRDRWGITQVVFNPEDNQEVHARAHQLRSEWVLAVRGKVVKRPGEMENPNLATGAIEVLVDELRVLNSSLTPPFPLDEEGAVSENLRLKYRYLDLRRPAMAANLQLRHQACRAIRTYLDNLDFLEIETPMLTRSTPEGARDYLVPSRVNPGKFYALPQSPQLFKQLLMMSGMDRYYQLVRCFRDEDLRADRQPEFTQVDMELSFVEEEDIYSIVEGMMVALFQATAGVSPVLPFPRMDYDEAMARFGTDRPDIRFGLELVSLTEVVKDCGFKVFRQVVEKGGLVKGINARGCAAFSRKELDGLTAYVGQFGARGLAWVKVREDGEWQSPIAKFFTGQERADMAQTLGAGPGDLLFFVADQPVVVHQALSELRLELARRLELVADQTFSFVWVTGFPLLEYDHEKKRHTAVHHPFTAPRDEDLALLKTDPGKVMSRAYDLVLNGIEIGGGSIRIHRKDIQDQVLAALGINAQEATDKFGFLLQALEYGAPPHGGIAFGLDRLLMVLAGRETIRDVIAFPKTQKATCPLTEAPSGVARKQLTELYLRPDWK, from the coding sequence ATGGAAAGCATGGATGGACTCAAACGGAGTCATTCCTGCAACGAACTGGGGCCGGACCATGTCGGCCAGCAGGTAACCCTGATGGGCTGGGTGCTGCGGCGGCGGGACCACGGCGGCGTTATCTTCATTGATTTACGGGACCGCTGGGGGATTACCCAGGTGGTCTTCAACCCGGAGGACAACCAGGAGGTGCATGCCAGGGCCCATCAACTGCGCAGCGAGTGGGTGCTGGCGGTGCGGGGCAAGGTGGTCAAACGGCCCGGAGAGATGGAGAACCCCAACCTGGCCACCGGCGCCATTGAGGTGCTGGTGGATGAGTTGCGCGTTTTGAACAGCAGCCTGACCCCGCCGTTTCCCCTGGACGAGGAGGGCGCGGTTTCCGAGAACCTGCGGCTCAAGTACCGGTACCTGGACCTGCGGCGGCCGGCAATGGCCGCCAACCTCCAGCTCCGGCACCAGGCGTGCCGGGCGATCCGTACCTATCTCGACAACCTGGATTTTCTCGAAATCGAGACCCCGATGCTGACCAGGTCCACCCCGGAAGGGGCGCGGGACTACCTGGTTCCCAGCCGGGTCAATCCGGGCAAGTTCTACGCCCTGCCCCAGTCGCCCCAGCTTTTCAAGCAGCTGTTGATGATGTCCGGCATGGATCGCTACTACCAGCTGGTCCGCTGTTTCCGGGACGAAGACCTCAGGGCCGACCGCCAGCCGGAATTCACCCAGGTGGATATGGAGCTTTCCTTTGTCGAGGAGGAGGATATCTACTCCATTGTCGAGGGGATGATGGTCGCGCTTTTCCAGGCCACCGCCGGGGTCAGCCCGGTCCTGCCCTTTCCGCGGATGGATTATGACGAGGCCATGGCCCGGTTCGGCACTGACCGGCCGGATATCCGTTTCGGCCTGGAACTGGTCTCCCTGACCGAGGTGGTCAAAGACTGCGGCTTCAAGGTCTTCCGGCAGGTGGTGGAAAAGGGCGGCCTGGTCAAGGGCATCAATGCCAGGGGCTGTGCCGCCTTTTCCCGCAAGGAGTTGGACGGTCTCACTGCCTATGTCGGTCAGTTCGGGGCCAGGGGGCTGGCCTGGGTCAAGGTCAGGGAGGATGGCGAATGGCAGTCGCCGATTGCTAAGTTCTTTACCGGCCAGGAGCGGGCCGACATGGCCCAAACCCTTGGGGCCGGGCCCGGCGACCTCCTCTTCTTTGTCGCCGACCAGCCGGTGGTGGTCCACCAGGCCCTGTCCGAGTTGCGGCTGGAGCTTGCCCGCCGTCTCGAGCTTGTCGCGGACCAGACCTTCAGCTTTGTCTGGGTCACCGGTTTCCCGCTGCTGGAGTATGACCATGAGAAAAAGCGCCATACCGCGGTGCATCATCCCTTTACCGCGCCCCGGGATGAGGATCTGGCTTTATTGAAAACCGATCCCGGCAAGGTCATGAGCCGGGCCTACGACCTGGTGCTGAACGGCATTGAGATCGGCGGCGGCTCCATCCGGATCCATCGCAAGGATATCCAGGACCAGGTCCTGGCCGCCCTGGGCATCAATGCCCAGGAGGCAACGGACAAGTTCGGCTTCCTGCTCCAGGCCCTGGAATACGGGGCCCCGCCCCACGGCGGCATCGCCTTTGGCCTGGACCGGCTGCTGATGGTTCTGGCCGGCCGGGAGACCATCCGCGACGTCATTGCCTTTCCCAAGACCCAGAAGGCCACCTGTCCGCTCACCGAGGCGCCCTCCGGGGTGGCCCGCAAGCAGCTCACCGAACTCTATCTCCGGCCTGACTGGAAATAG
- a CDS encoding MBL fold metallo-hydrolase → MEVFFLGVGEACDPDRGNTAIVVRAGTGPERRQVLLDCGFTAAHAYFGRFSAPELDGLWISHFHGDHFFGVPLLLLRLREEGRTRPLVILGPPGGRERIIAAMELAYPSFGAGFAFPVEYNEMEGGATVTAAGFAWQAARSDHSDSAPGLAVRLEGSGKSLFYSGDGRPTAETQRLASGCDLVIHESFRFQGDTPGHGSVAGSLEFARQARAARLALVHIQREERQRYSRELANMAAEINDLELLVPEPGQKIIL, encoded by the coding sequence ATGGAGGTCTTTTTCCTGGGGGTCGGCGAGGCCTGTGACCCGGACCGCGGCAACACCGCGATTGTGGTGCGGGCCGGAACCGGGCCGGAAAGACGCCAGGTATTGCTCGACTGCGGCTTTACCGCGGCCCACGCCTATTTTGGTCGTTTTTCCGCACCGGAGCTGGACGGGCTGTGGATCTCCCACTTTCACGGGGACCATTTTTTCGGGGTGCCGCTGTTGCTGTTGCGTCTTCGGGAAGAAGGCCGTACCCGGCCCCTGGTGATCCTCGGCCCGCCCGGCGGCCGGGAACGGATCATCGCGGCCATGGAGTTGGCCTACCCCTCTTTTGGCGCTGGTTTTGCTTTTCCGGTGGAATATAATGAGATGGAGGGTGGCGCAACAGTGACCGCGGCCGGGTTCGCCTGGCAGGCGGCCCGGAGCGACCACTCGGACTCCGCGCCCGGCCTGGCGGTGCGGCTGGAAGGTTCTGGCAAAAGCCTGTTCTACAGCGGTGACGGCCGGCCCACCGCAGAGACGCAGCGGCTGGCGTCCGGCTGCGACCTGGTGATCCATGAGTCCTTCAGGTTCCAGGGCGATACCCCGGGACACGGTTCAGTGGCCGGCTCACTGGAGTTTGCCCGCCAGGCAAGGGCGGCCCGGCTGGCCCTGGTCCATATCCAGCGGGAGGAGCGGCAGCGATACTCCCGCGAGCTTGCCAACATGGCGGCGGAGATCAACGATCTCGAACTGCTGGTCCCGGAGCCAGGCCAGAAAATTATCCTTTAA
- a CDS encoding SurA N-terminal domain-containing protein: MLDLMRRKAQSPIIQITVVIIALVFVFWGVGSSQRGSSNEIAQVNDQAITVQEYRQALDRMITAYRQQLGDNLPDDLVNSLGIKEQALEQLIQNLLLRQGAREMGLLVSKEEVKQSIEKLEAFRSNGAFDMNQYKKVLAGSRMTPAGFESSVRTDLLSGKLLQALARLTKVTPAEIKERFIHENEEINLEYVRFQPADFTARIKLSDQDLESYYQENKENYKTEPQVRLQYLAYSLKDFLDTARPSDKEIRAYYRNNRERFSTPELRTARHILLKLDNNAPEEQVRRRQQEAEEILARARAGADFAELARKYSEGPSGPKGGYIGQVGRGDTVPAFDTALFALAEGGVSRPVRTSFGLHIIKLESIVPARVISLDEARPEIIAGLKQTRARNLALAAANQAYEKIIMAGSLAKYGATGEATVERTGFFARGAPPAGPVPRDPAFIRAAFGLKKGELSSLVTLDQGYAIIFAEDRKAPEIQPLGQVREQVRVAATTARAESLARKAAEELLRAGKNGDDWPAAVKAAGGSLEQTGFFSRANNAAFRKAMLPGAIIEQGFALTEDRPFPEKIVEQGSTLYVFRLQAKKAPAEELFAEQRAGIKARLEKEKRLALMTAWLNRLRSRAEIEVKREYL; encoded by the coding sequence ATGTTGGACCTGATGCGCAGAAAGGCGCAGTCACCGATTATTCAGATCACGGTGGTTATTATCGCCCTGGTCTTTGTCTTCTGGGGGGTGGGCAGCAGCCAGCGGGGTTCGAGCAACGAGATCGCCCAGGTCAATGACCAGGCGATTACCGTTCAGGAATATCGTCAGGCCCTTGACCGGATGATCACCGCCTACCGGCAACAGCTGGGTGATAACCTGCCCGATGACCTGGTTAACTCCCTGGGCATCAAGGAGCAGGCCCTGGAGCAGTTGATCCAGAACCTGCTGCTGCGTCAGGGCGCCAGGGAGATGGGACTCCTGGTCAGCAAGGAGGAGGTGAAACAGTCCATAGAAAAGCTGGAGGCCTTTCGCAGCAACGGCGCCTTTGACATGAACCAGTACAAAAAGGTGCTGGCCGGGTCGCGGATGACCCCGGCCGGGTTTGAAAGCTCGGTGCGAACCGACCTGCTCTCCGGCAAACTGCTCCAGGCCCTGGCCCGGCTCACCAAGGTGACCCCGGCCGAGATCAAGGAGCGCTTCATCCATGAAAATGAAGAGATCAACCTGGAATACGTCCGGTTCCAGCCGGCCGATTTCACCGCCAGGATAAAGCTCTCCGACCAGGACCTGGAGAGCTATTATCAGGAAAACAAGGAAAACTACAAGACCGAGCCCCAGGTCCGGCTCCAGTACCTGGCCTATTCATTGAAAGACTTTCTGGATACGGCCCGGCCCAGCGACAAGGAGATCCGGGCCTATTACCGCAACAACCGCGAACGCTTCAGCACCCCGGAACTGCGCACGGCCCGGCATATCCTCTTAAAGCTGGACAACAACGCCCCGGAAGAGCAGGTGCGCCGCCGCCAGCAGGAGGCGGAAGAGATCCTGGCCCGGGCCAGGGCGGGCGCCGACTTTGCCGAGCTGGCCAGAAAGTATTCCGAAGGCCCCAGCGGTCCCAAGGGCGGTTATATCGGCCAGGTTGGTCGCGGGGATACGGTGCCTGCCTTTGATACGGCACTTTTCGCCCTGGCGGAAGGCGGAGTAAGCCGGCCGGTGCGCACCTCTTTCGGGCTCCATATCATCAAGCTCGAGTCCATCGTCCCGGCCCGGGTGATCTCCCTGGATGAGGCCCGGCCGGAGATCATCGCGGGACTTAAACAAACCCGGGCCCGGAACCTGGCCCTTGCCGCGGCCAACCAGGCCTATGAAAAAATCATCATGGCCGGCAGCCTGGCCAAGTACGGCGCAACCGGCGAGGCCACGGTGGAACGGACCGGCTTTTTTGCCAGGGGCGCGCCGCCGGCCGGCCCGGTTCCCCGGGACCCGGCCTTTATCCGGGCCGCCTTTGGCCTGAAAAAGGGCGAGTTAAGTTCCCTGGTTACCCTGGACCAGGGCTATGCGATCATCTTTGCCGAGGACCGCAAGGCCCCGGAGATCCAGCCCCTGGGACAGGTCCGGGAACAGGTCCGGGTTGCGGCAACCACGGCCCGGGCCGAATCCCTGGCCCGGAAGGCGGCCGAGGAACTGCTGAGGGCCGGTAAAAACGGGGATGACTGGCCGGCCGCGGTAAAGGCCGCCGGGGGCTCGCTTGAACAGACCGGCTTTTTCTCCCGGGCCAACAACGCCGCCTTCCGCAAGGCAATGCTGCCCGGCGCCATTATTGAGCAGGGATTCGCCCTGACCGAGGACCGGCCCTTCCCGGAAAAAATTGTCGAGCAGGGCTCCACCCTCTATGTCTTCCGCCTGCAGGCAAAAAAAGCGCCGGCCGAAGAGCTGTTTGCCGAACAGCGGGCCGGGATCAAGGCCCGGCTGGAGAAGGAAAAACGGCTGGCGCTGATGACCGCCTGGCTGAACCGGCTCAGGAGCCGGGCCGAGATCGAGGTCAAGCGGGAGTATCTATAG